The sequence CTCAATCAGACCTTGATAGTATTTGAACACAGGCATAAATATACTCTTGTTGTCCCAACGTATGGCGTTGATGGCATCACTGCTGCGGTAGCTGTTATGATCCCCATATTTAGTGCGCAGGAGCTCGTCTCCGGCTTGCAGAAAAGGAATGCCTTGTGAGGTTAATATAATTCCGTTAGCCAATAGGGAACGCCGCACCGTTTCATTCCCCAGAATGTCTTGCATATCGATGCTTACATAAGGAAAAGCCTGCGCAACGGCTTCTTCTACGCTCCCGCCATTCTTCAACCTGCCATTCTCCATATCAGGCAAATTAGCTTCCTGACGCAATCCCTGCGTAGTAAGCAGCTTATCCCAGAGATTCAAATTGTCATGGGCGCTCACATAATTGACAGATTCCACAGGTGATTCGCTGAAATCATGAATGGCTCCCTTAATCCCTGCAGCAACAGCACCTTCTTTATCATACTCGCCAGTAACGAAACCTCTTCCCCAACCGTCACTATCTCCTTTGATCGCAGAACGGAAGTTATCATTAAAGACTGCATAACCTTTACCACGCTGCACACCCTTTAGAGTCTTGGTCATCAGCGGAGAATCTCCCCCCGTCCAAGGTTCTCCATAAAGAAGCAGGTTAGGATTCACTTCCAAACGCAGCTCTTCGGTAATCTCACGCATGGTAATACTGTCCATCAGACCCATGAGATCAAAGCGGAAACCATCGATGTGATACTCCGAGGCCCAATAGGATAAAGATTCCTTGATATATTTACGTACCATTGGACGTTCTGTGGCAATCTCGTTGCCCACGCCTGAGCCGTTAGACAAACGTCCAGTAAAGTCATGGCGGTAGAAATAGTCCGGAACTAGAGGATCAAAAGGCCCTTTCTCAACCGAATACGTATGGTTATATACAACATCCATAATCACGGAAATACCATGACTGTGCAAAGCCTGCACCATTTCCTTAAATTCACGGATTCGCACTCCCGGATCGGCAGGATTAGTACTATAAGAGCCTTCCGGCACATTATAATGCTGTGGGTCATAGCCCCAGTTGTACTCTGTAAAATACGCGGCCGTAGCATTCTCATCACTATTTCCCAATTCATCTATTGTCTGAAAATCGAATACCGGCAATAAATGAACATGAGTAATTCCTAGCTGCACTAAATGATCAATACCCAATGAGCCACCTACTGGATCACTTAATCCGGATTCGGTAAAAGCCTTGAATTTGCCCTTATAAAGCATTCCTGAACTCTCATCGGCCGAGAAATCACGTACATGCAGTTCATAAATCACAGCATCAGAAGGGTGTCTCAAGGGAGGAGAACTATCCTCTTCCCATTGCTGAGGATCGGTATCCCGCAAATCTACAATCGCCGTCCGAACGCCGTTGGCCGATACCGCAATTGCATACGGATCAGCTGCTTCAACTAACTTTCCATTGGCGAATACAGCACGGTACATATAATATTTCCCTTTTAAATCGCCTGCCAGCTTTACCCGCCACACTCCGCCATTCTCAAGTTGCATATTTACGATACGTCCGCTGTCTTTGATTCCGGCAGCATCGTTACCGCCAGTTTCATACAACACTAGCGATACTGTCAGGGCTGTAGGCGCCCAGACTTTGAATACACAATAGTTCTTTGAGTATGTCAAGCCTAGATCCTTACCCTCATATGTCTCAATCACGGATTCTACATTTATATAATTGCTGCTCATTAGATTCACCATCCTATTGCTTCCTGCTGAAACTACCAGGTTGCTTTTACGTCCATATATTCCCAATCTATATAAAATAAATACTCACACAGCTCTGCAGGTCAAGTAGCTGTAGTACGTTCACTCTCTTATTCATACTATAATATGTAACAGTATGTTCACAGGTTTGGGTTCCATATGCTCTTTTTGTTACCGACTTATTAATACTATCGGTATTTCTCCTTACTTACATAAGCTTGTAATTTGAAAGCAACTATTCTAAGTATAGTATACCTCTCTCCTTCAAAGCTAGACCAGTGAAGATTTATGGAACATTACGTCACAAAAAAAAGCGACTTCGCCGTCCTTTATGGACGGCACCCGTGTCTTCGAGAAATATAAGGATCAGTTATCGTGTGAAACATATAAATTCTTAAATCAAAAAAAACCAGCCCCCGAAAGGAAGCCGGCCATAGTAGTTGGAAAAGTGTAATACAAAACGGATTAATGCCTGAGAAAAAATTAATTGCCGATGCTCTGCACAAGCACCGCAACTTCCTCAGCAGTGCCCAATTGCAGTGCTTTGGCGGCCAATTCCTTCATATCTGCAGCAGACAATTTGGAGATTTGGCTGCGCGCAGGCAGGATTGAAGTCGCGCTCATGCTGAATTCATCAAGACCAAGTCCCAGAAGCAACGGAATAGCTGTTGTGTCTCCAGCCATTTCGCCACACATTCCTGTCCACTTGCCTTCCGCATGTGCTGCGTCTATAACCATTTTGACCAAACGCAGGATAGCCGGATTGTACGGCTGATACAGGTAAGATACCTGTTCATTCATACGGTCAGCAGCCATCGTATACTGGATAAGGTCATTTGTACCGATACTGAAGAAATCAACTTCCTTGGCAAACTGGTCGGCAAGAACAGCAGTGGATGGTATCTCGACCATTATGCCCAGTTGAATGTTGTCCGAAACTTCAATACCTTCTTCTTTCAGCTTAGCTTTTTCTTCCAGCAGCAAATCACGTGCAGCCCGGAACTCGCTAAGCACAGCGATCATCGGGAACATAATACGAAGGTCTCCGTGAACACTCGCTCTAAGCAGGGCCCGCAGCTGTGTGCGGAAGATGTCCTGACGATCCAGACACAAACGTATAGCGCGGAATCCTAAGAAAGGGTTCATTTCCTTCGGCAGCTCAAGATAAGGCAGCTCTTTGTCACCACCGATATCAAGAGTACGCACAACTACGGGTTTGCCCTTCATATTCTCCAGCACGGTACGATAAGCATTGTACTGAATTTCTTCGGAAGGCAACTTGTCGCGGCCCATGTACAGAAATTCTGTACGATACAGACCCACACCTTCCCCGCCATTTTCAATAACACCATTTACATCGTTAGGTGTACCAATATTGGCAGCCAGCTCAACATGTTTGCCATCAGCCGAAACTGTCGGCTCATCGCGTAGTTTCTTCCACTCTGCGATCTGCAAGTCATAGGCCTTTTGTTTGCTGATGTATTCTGCGACTTCTGCTTCGCTAGGATTGATCAGAACATCTCCGTTAAGACCGTCCACGATAACCAGATCACCGGTTTTTACTTTGGATAGAACATCCTTAGTCCCTACAACCGCTGGAATCTCCAGAGAGCGGGCCATAATAGCGGAATGGGATGTACGTCCACCGATATTCGTTGTGAAACCTTTAACGAATTTGCGGTTTAACTGCGCCGTATCGGATGGAGTCAGATCCTGAGCAATGACAATAACCTCTTCATTAATTTCAGCAGGGCTAACATAATGGATGCCCAGCAGGTGGTTCAACACCCGTTTGGTTACGTCCCGCATATCAGCAGCGCGTTCCTGAAGATATGTGCTTTTCATATTTTCGAACATTTCAATAAATTGAGTGGCTATTACATTTAATGCATAGTCCGCGTTAACCGATTCCTCACGGATTTTGTCAGTTACGGGGCTGATCAGTTCAGGGTCTTCGAGTATGAGCAGATGAGATTCAAAAATCTCTGCCTTCTTCTCTCCGAGCTCTGCCAAAGTACGCTCTTTAATGACTTGCAACTCGGTTTTTGATTTGGCGAGGGCATCATTCAGTTTAGCGACTTCTGCTTCTGTATCACTGATAGCAGTCTTCGTAATCGTATAATCCGGGTGTTCCAGGATAAAGGCACGAGCTACGGCAATCCCTGCTGAAGCCGCGATTCCTGAAATTTTACTCATGAAGCTCTCCCAGCCCTTCTTTGATCATGATTTCTTGAAGTGCCTTCATCGCTTCCGCTTCTTCAGTGCCTTCAGTAATCAAAGACAAGGTATCGCCAGCTTCAAGACCGAGGGACAATACGCCGAGAATGGATTTCAAGGTTACTTTTTTGCCTTTAGCTTCGGCATAAGCCTCAGTATCCTTAAATTTTGTAGCTGTATTTACCAGCGCTGTTGCCGGGCGTGCATGAATTCCGTCTTCGTCGATAATTCTGAATGTTGTTTGCATAATATTATCCAACTCACTTTCTATAGATGGGATGTTTTATAGTGATAAATGATGCGCTCCCCCCAATTATAAAGGAAGCGCAACTCCATTGCACATTTTACTGAATGGTGATGATATCCTTGTCACCGATTGCTACTTTGCCCGGTTTCTTCAGGGTTACAGTAGAACCTTCTGGCAGATTGGAGAAAATGACCGGAGACATTACAGAAGGCGCATGTGCCTTCACGTACTCCAGATCAACCTCCATAATTGCCTGGCCTGCTGCTACAAGGTCACCCTCTTCAACAAGAATAGTAAACCCTTGACCTTTTAGCTTAACAGTGTTCACACCGATATGAACAAGCACTTCCTTGCCTCCATCGGACATGATGCCAATAGCGTGCTTACTTGGGAATACATTAAAGATTTTACCATAGACCGGCGAAGCAATCTTACCGTCATCTGACAGGAAGGCGAAACCATCACCCGTCATTTTTTGCGAGAATACTTGGTCTGGAACCAAGGTTATATCCATCAACTCGCCGTTTACTGGAGAAACGATATCTTCCGGAATGATCGCGGCAGCTTCTTCGCCAGCCTTCTTCTCCAAATCAGGCTGCGGAGCGATCGTTACTGGAGCGGATACCGGTGTCTTGCCATTCATAACATCCTGTATTTGTGATTTGATCGTATCGGATCGTGTACCGAAGATGGCTTGTACATTATTTCCGACTTCAAGCACGCCGGATGCACCAAGCTTCTTCAGACGGCTCTTATCTACGCCAGCCTTATCCTTAACTTCAACACGAAGACGGGTAATACAAGCATCTAGATGGGTGATGTTCTCCTTGCCACCCAGAGCGGACAGAATGTTGCGCGGCAGATCGTAACCTGCAGTAGAAATTGCTTCAGCGTTAACTTCACCATCATCTTCAGTCTCATCTTCACGACCTGGAGTTCTCAGGTTGAACTTGCGAATAACATAACGGAAGCCGAAGTAGTAAATCACTGCAAGGACAAGACCTACCGGTATGACAAGCCACCAATGTGTACGGTTCGGAATAACGCCGAAAAGTACAAAGTCAATGAACCCACCGGAGAAGGTCATCCCGATCTTAACATTTAGAATTTGCATAGTCATAAATGACAAACCTGCAAACACGGCATGCACAGCGAACAGCAGAGGAGCTACGAACAAGAATGAGAATTCCAGCGGCTCAGTGATCCCTGTCAGGAATGAGGTCAATGCTGCCGAAACCATCAAACTGCCGACAACCCTTTTGTTCTCAGGTCTGGCTTCATGATAGATAGCCAGCGCTGCTGCCGGAAGACCGAACATCATGAACGGGTATTTACCTGTAGTAAATGTACCCGCTGTAAATGGCACACCGTCACGAAGCTGTTGCATAAAGATACGTTGGTCACCACGGACCAGATCGCCTGCTTTGTCGACATAACTTCCGAATTCATACCAGAATGGTGAATAGAAGATATGATGCAGACCGAATGGAATCAGGGAGCGTTCAATGATCCCAAAGATAAAAGCGGAAAGTGTCAGATTCGTATCGATCATGCTTTGGGATACATAGTTCAGACCGTGTTGAATCGGCGGCCAAATCAATGTCAGAGCAAGACCGAGTACCAGGGAAGTTACAGCAGTCATAATCGGTACAAAACGTTTACCTGCGAAGAAGCCCAAATAGGACGGCAGCTCAATTC comes from Paenibacillus sp. 19GGS1-52 and encodes:
- the pulA gene encoding type I pullulanase; amino-acid sequence: MSSNYINVESVIETYEGKDLGLTYSKNYCVFKVWAPTALTVSLVLYETGGNDAAGIKDSGRIVNMQLENGGVWRVKLAGDLKGKYYMYRAVFANGKLVEAADPYAIAVSANGVRTAIVDLRDTDPQQWEEDSSPPLRHPSDAVIYELHVRDFSADESSGMLYKGKFKAFTESGLSDPVGGSLGIDHLVQLGITHVHLLPVFDFQTIDELGNSDENATAAYFTEYNWGYDPQHYNVPEGSYSTNPADPGVRIREFKEMVQALHSHGISVIMDVVYNHTYSVEKGPFDPLVPDYFYRHDFTGRLSNGSGVGNEIATERPMVRKYIKESLSYWASEYHIDGFRFDLMGLMDSITMREITEELRLEVNPNLLLYGEPWTGGDSPLMTKTLKGVQRGKGYAVFNDNFRSAIKGDSDGWGRGFVTGEYDKEGAVAAGIKGAIHDFSESPVESVNYVSAHDNLNLWDKLLTTQGLRQEANLPDMENGRLKNGGSVEEAVAQAFPYVSIDMQDILGNETVRRSLLANGIILTSQGIPFLQAGDELLRTKYGDHNSYRSSDAINAIRWDNKSIFMPVFKYYQGLIELRRNHPAFRLHGRQEIERSLEFLRCEGGIVSYILRNNAGSDLWNNIVVIFNANNEQISMPLPDVSESWNVVVDHTGAGTETIRKVEGNLVQLEGLSMMVLYDACGEPGPRAKVIEIQYERPDGDYRGWNLWVWGTGIQDGQSDFRQMENGRAIARIEVQPDTSSIGYILRLNDWEEKDGNGDHFIDCSSDEEVIKVLIRDREQKSNEAADDDLKLTS
- the ptsP gene encoding phosphoenolpyruvate--protein phosphotransferase; the protein is MSKISGIAASAGIAVARAFILEHPDYTITKTAISDTEAEVAKLNDALAKSKTELQVIKERTLAELGEKKAEIFESHLLILEDPELISPVTDKIREESVNADYALNVIATQFIEMFENMKSTYLQERAADMRDVTKRVLNHLLGIHYVSPAEINEEVIVIAQDLTPSDTAQLNRKFVKGFTTNIGGRTSHSAIMARSLEIPAVVGTKDVLSKVKTGDLVIVDGLNGDVLINPSEAEVAEYISKQKAYDLQIAEWKKLRDEPTVSADGKHVELAANIGTPNDVNGVIENGGEGVGLYRTEFLYMGRDKLPSEEIQYNAYRTVLENMKGKPVVVRTLDIGGDKELPYLELPKEMNPFLGFRAIRLCLDRQDIFRTQLRALLRASVHGDLRIMFPMIAVLSEFRAARDLLLEEKAKLKEEGIEVSDNIQLGIMVEIPSTAVLADQFAKEVDFFSIGTNDLIQYTMAADRMNEQVSYLYQPYNPAILRLVKMVIDAAHAEGKWTGMCGEMAGDTTAIPLLLGLGLDEFSMSATSILPARSQISKLSAADMKELAAKALQLGTAEEVAVLVQSIGN
- a CDS encoding HPr family phosphocarrier protein, encoding MQTTFRIIDEDGIHARPATALVNTATKFKDTEAYAEAKGKKVTLKSILGVLSLGLEAGDTLSLITEGTEEAEAMKALQEIMIKEGLGELHE
- the ptsG gene encoding glucose-specific PTS transporter subunit IIBC — translated: MFKKMFGVLQRVGKALMLPVAILPAAGLLLGIGNMLVNQDFLQYVPVLENNVVQAIANVLMNSGQIVFNNLSLLFAVGVAIGLAGGEGVAGLAAIIGFLVMNVTMGTVVGVNAYVLSQGDFAYSSVLGIPTLQTGVFGGILVGILAAAMYKRFFRIELPSYLGFFAGKRFVPIMTAVTSLVLGLALTLIWPPIQHGLNYVSQSMIDTNLTLSAFIFGIIERSLIPFGLHHIFYSPFWYEFGSYVDKAGDLVRGDQRIFMQQLRDGVPFTAGTFTTGKYPFMMFGLPAAALAIYHEARPENKRVVGSLMVSAALTSFLTGITEPLEFSFLFVAPLLFAVHAVFAGLSFMTMQILNVKIGMTFSGGFIDFVLFGVIPNRTHWWLVIPVGLVLAVIYYFGFRYVIRKFNLRTPGREDETEDDGEVNAEAISTAGYDLPRNILSALGGKENITHLDACITRLRVEVKDKAGVDKSRLKKLGASGVLEVGNNVQAIFGTRSDTIKSQIQDVMNGKTPVSAPVTIAPQPDLEKKAGEEAAAIIPEDIVSPVNGELMDITLVPDQVFSQKMTGDGFAFLSDDGKIASPVYGKIFNVFPSKHAIGIMSDGGKEVLVHIGVNTVKLKGQGFTILVEEGDLVAAGQAIMEVDLEYVKAHAPSVMSPVIFSNLPEGSTVTLKKPGKVAIGDKDIITIQ